From Anaerotignum faecicola, the proteins below share one genomic window:
- a CDS encoding carbohydrate ABC transporter permease, with translation EFIFANIIISDPVKKTLPVGLLALKGTYNTNYAAVSAALTISAIPIIIVYILMSGKIQAGMVSGAVKS, from the coding sequence ACGAATTTATATTTGCCAATATCATCATTTCGGACCCGGTGAAGAAGACGCTGCCGGTAGGACTTCTGGCGTTAAAGGGGACGTATAATACGAACTATGCGGCGGTCAGCGCAGCGTTGACTATTTCCGCGATACCGATTATCATAGTCTATATCCTGATGTCCGGAAAGATTCAGGCAGGGATGGTTTCCGGCGCGGTGAAGAGTTAA